A single genomic interval of Eleutherodactylus coqui strain aEleCoq1 chromosome 3, aEleCoq1.hap1, whole genome shotgun sequence harbors:
- the YPEL5 gene encoding protein yippee-like 5 yields the protein MGRIFLDHIGGTRLFSCANCDTILTNRSELISTRFTGATGRAFLFNKVVNLQYSEVQDRVMLTGRHMVRDVSCKNCNSKLGWIYEFATEDSQRYKEGRVILERALVRESEGFEEHVPSDNS from the exons ATGGGCCGAATCTTCCTGGATCACATCGGTGGGACCCGTCTATTCTCCTGCGCCAACTGCGACACCATCCTGACCAACCGCTCCGAGCTCATCTCTACCCGCTTCACAGGGGCCACCGGCAGAGCGTTCCTATTCAATAAG GTGGTGAACCTACAGTACAGCGAGGTCCAGGACCGCGTCATGCTCACCGGACGGCACATGGTGCGAGACGTCAGCTGCAAGAACTGCAACAGTAAGCTGGGCTGGATCTACGAATTCGCCACGGAGGACAGCCAGCGCTACAAGGAAGGCCGCGTCATCCTAGAGCGAGCCCTGGTCCGGGAGAGCGAGGGCTTCGAGGAACACGTCCCCTCTGACAACTCCTGA